GCAGGATGCAGGATTCAAGATACAGGATGCAGGATTCAAGATACAGGATGCAGGATTCAAGATACAGGATACAAGATGCAGGATACAGGATGCAAGATTCAGGATACAAGATTCAGGATGCAAGATGCTAGATATTGGATGCAGGATTTACTACATAAAATAGGAATTATTTATTACTGTTGACTGTCAGACTGAAGACTTTCTTTATAAACCACAGCTCTTTCCTTCAATCCATCAAGCATAAACTTAACACAATCATGATGTTTGCCGATATATTCTGGAACAATAATTCCTTTTTCGTTAAATAATTTTTCATTTAGCATTCGTACTGCCATTGTCGCTGTGTAGCCTGTTGTTCTTGCCATTGAATGAGTTTTGGTCTTTGCATCATAGGAATCAAATAAATCATAAGAATACTTTAATTTTTTATTATCTTTTTCTCCTTCAACAATAATCTTCATGATTGTAACATCCTCCTCTCCTTCTTTTAATTCCCATTTAGGAAACAAAAGTTTTGAAGTAAAATCAAGAGGACTTACCTCTTTCCCATTAATTAAAATTGTTTCTTTATTAAAAAACCCAGTTTCACGCAACATTTTCATTTTTTCAACATGTCCGGGATATCTTAATGTTTTTTCTATCATATTCGGACAATCAATTGTTTTTATTAGTGAGCGTAATCCATCACTGTTAAATGCTTCAAGAGTGCCAATATTTTCAAAATCCATTAATTCAATATCAGAAAGTGCTTCTTTTGTTACAAGTTTTCCTTCCTTTACAAATCGAGCAGGTCGAGTATATTCTTCAATAACATCAGCAGGGGAAAAAACAGCTTTGTATTCGTAAGGCCAAGTTCTTATTTTGGGTAAACCACCAACATAAATTTCTACATTTTCAGTTTTGTCAAGAATATCATTTACATAACCAACAAGAATATAACTCATTCCGGGGGCAACTCCACAATCCATTATTGCAGTAACTCCATTTTTCTTAGCTAATATGTCAAGACCAAAAGCATCCTCAGGAAAAAAAGAAATATCAACAACATTTTTGCCTGCCTCAATAATTGACTCCAATGTTTTATAACCCATAAAACCCGGTAAT
This sequence is a window from Bacteroidota bacterium. Protein-coding genes within it:
- a CDS encoding saccharopine dehydrogenase C-terminal domain-containing protein, with translation MKIIVLGAGLVGVPMAIDLAKDKNFDVSISDINERNLSKIDNKFDILKIEKDLSDKSLLKELIKDYDLVLNALPGFMGYKTLESIIEAGKNVVDISFFPEDAFGLDILAKKNGVTAIMDCGVAPGMSYILVGYVNDILDKTENVEIYVGGLPKIRTWPYEYKAVFSPADVIEEYTRPARFVKEGKLVTKEALSDIELMDFENIGTLEAFNSDGLRSLIKTIDCPNMIEKTLRYPGHVEKMKMLRETGFFNKETILINGKEVSPLDFTSKLLFPKWELKEGEEDVTIMKIIVEGEKDNKKLKYSYDLFDSYDAKTKTHSMARTTGYTATMAVRMLNEKLFNEKGIIVPEYIGKHHDCVKFMLDGLKERAVVYKESLQSDSQQ